The genomic window GACTAACTAAAGAACTGGTTGCACAAAGGGCAAAAGATAATGTCATCATAGTCACCTTTGGTAACTTTGCTTTTATGGATTTCATCCTGACTTGGGTTAAACACTTGACCGATCTTGGTGTTTCTAATCTTCTGGTTGGTAAGTTGTTAAATCTTCTAGCAGATACACCAGAAGAAATTGTGCTTGAAAGTGGACAATAAGTTAGAATTGTTGTAATTTAGGTGCTATGGACACCAAACTACTGAAGGCTCTGTATTGGAAAGGTATCCCAGTCTTTGATATGGGCAGCCATATAAGCACAGATGATGTTGGCTGGGGTTCTCCCATATTTCATAAAATGGGGAGACAGAAAGTCTTACTTATAAATGCAATACTTCCTTTTGGTTTTGAGCTATTGATGTGTGATACAGACATGGTGTGGTTGAAGGTACTAGTCTATGCCTGTCACTTAATTCTTCCTCTCTAGTTCAAGCTTTCCTCCGCTTTTTATATGATACTTAGCATTATTACTAGTCTTTGTTTGTTACTTGATCGTTCCTTTCTGGCTCAAGTCTTCTTTTATTGTTTATGTAATACTTACCATTATTTTGATTGTTCCATTTTTCACCCTAAAGTAGATACATTAGATTTTATTGGACTATTATCATACTGTGGAAGAATATAGATTTCTTTGATTCTATACGAAATAAAATTTCAGTGATAATATTAACTGTTCCTAGGTGTTGCATTTCCTAAAATTTTATACTTCTCACTTTCTGTGCATTTTTATTGGCTTAGTGTTTCTTACTTTGCTGCCTTATATTATGAAATTGAAACTCAATGCCATTTTCTCATTGTATTATACCTCAtaattctttaaagtcacccagAAGATATACATCACAATCATACTTCATATTTAATGCTCCTTTAACAGAATCCACTGCCATATCTTGCTCGGTACCCTGATGCAGACATCTTAACTTCTAGTGACCAAGTTGTGCCAACAGTTGTTGACGACAGGTTGGCTGACTGGAAACAAGGTAAAGACTTGTTTCGGGAAGAATTTCTTTTTAATCAGCTTATCTTGTTTTCAACTTGTGCCCCCATAGTAAGTATTGTTATTAGATACctttattcttcttttttatgATACCGTATATACATTCTATCAGAGCTCTAGTCACATCGCCTTCTTCTTTTAACCTATATATCGCCATTCTAGTAACTCCTGTTAAAACTGAATCTTTCTTTTCCTTAAACAGTTGGTGCCGCCTACAATATAGGAATTTTCCACTGGCGCCCAACACCACCCGCGAAAAAACTGGCAAAAGAATGGATAGATATGCTTTTAGCTGATGATAGGATATGGGATCAGAATGGATTTAATGAACTTGTACGTAGGCAGACAGGGCCAGCCTTTGATGATGAGAGTGGAATTTTTTACTCTTATGATGGAAATCTCAAGCTGGGAATTCTGCCAGAAAGTTTATTTTGTAGTGGACACACTTATTTTGTTCAGGTAGGATCCATATGCTAGTTCTCGGCAACTTAGATACATTCTCATCCTGTTTTCATTTTATTGgttttgttaaatttagtttCTTATTTTACATGTTTTTCCTGTTGAACTTTAGTTATCTTGATTGTACTTGTCAATAGATAGCTGCATATATTATATACCATGTTTGTCTGAAGCTCTAATGCTTTTGGCAGGCTCTGCATCAGCAATTTAGGCTGCAACCATACGCATTGCACACTACGTTCCAGTATGCTGGTACTGAAGGGAAGCGTCATCGACTGCGGGAAGCCATGGTTTTCTTTGATCCTCCAGAATACTATGATGCACCTGGTAATTTTGTACCAGCTGTGATGTTAGTAGCTATATTAGTACTATATGTTttctaacaaatataaaatatcagGTATTTCTATGCCGGCTATTCTGTAGATTTGATGGTAGGACCCCTATTATCTCTCTATTGCTCAATATCTTTGGATAATTGGAGTTTTAAGACAGTTTTTTGATCCCACCAAGCTTCTGTTATATTTATCAATCTGATATGGATATGCTAAAGTTCATGTAAGGTGAAGGGGTCACATCTCTTATGGATAGGCATCAAACATTTGCAACATGGGCATTTTAGAACGAAGGAAATGGCCCACATAACATAAAGTGTGGCTACATTATTGTGTTCTTTAATACTTCTGTTTTCTTTCTCCTTGTATGTATCATGGTTAAATCTTCATGGAACGGAGGATCTGCTTATGTTGGTTCTCCAGAATTCATGAAGTATATAATTCTACTAGCTATTCCTGTAACTAAATGTATTCTGTTTTCTCATGTTAATATATTTCCCATCATATTTTCTGCATGTGTTGGTTAGGATGGGATGTAGAGTGAAATCTACTATCACCAACTTTATCAggagaattttgagttttgtattgaatgaacacatttttaactttttatcttTGATCCCATTTCAAACAAATGGGGTTATATGGTCCACTGTGAGTTCAACTTTTCAAGCAATGAAGATCAAATCAATTGAATTTGGATCTTTGAAGACATCCATAGCATGATTTATGCTGTCTGTTAACTTATTGAAGGAACCATGCAGGAGGATTCTTGTCATTTAGACCTTCTATTTCTAAGAGCTTGTTACTGGATGGGGAGCATAATCTTGAATCGCACTTCTCTCTTATTAATTACCAAGTATGGATGATTTAATTTAGAACTACTAGCTTCTGCCAATTAAATCATCTGTGGTTATTCGTATAATTTCTGTTTTTGACAATTTTGTTCAGATGAGACAAATAAGGTCAGCACTTGCTATTGCCTCAGTGTTGAACCGTACACTGGTGAGAATTCTATGATTACTTGGTAGTGTCTTACGACTTAGTGATTACTTTTCTGATTAGTTTTAGTGTCAAGAGTCTACTTTTTATGTGAAAGAAATTGAACCAAATTTTGAAGTGGTTTCGATAAGATTCTTGCTTATGTCATTACAGTATGAGTTTTGCCATGAATTACTTGTGCCTAGCAGTAACAAAAGTAATCAAGGGAAAACAATCTATAATTTAGAAATTCATCTTAGCAAAGAGCCAATGAGATGTGTTGTGCAGGTAGTATGACATTGTTTGGTGAAAGTTTTCTAATACATTCCAAATGTAAACTTTGGTGTTGCATTTATATAAAGGTTATCTAATCATCAATGTGCTTCTCACTGTAAATTTCAGGTTTTGCCTCCATTATGGTGCAGATTGGATAGGCTGTGGTTTCCACATCCTGGGGCACTGCTGGGGTCATTGACTAGACAACCTTTTCTCTGCCCTTTGGACCATGTTTTTGAGGTACCTTTAAGTTGATAGTGGGAATCATTAGGCCCTTTTTTGTTTCTCCTGATAACATTCCTTTGCAAGTTGTCAGTCTTTTTTCCCCTCCCATTTATCTGTGCATCCATGAAATTAaccaatatcaatttaaattacaACATAAAATACAAGGATCTTGCGGAAAGTGGGGCGGTAGGCATTCTCATGGACttctaaatttatgattagatAGTTTAATGTCATGTTTCACATTTTCTGGACAAGCTACCTTTTTTCATCCCTTTTTAAAGAAATCATAGGATGATAAAGGATTGTCAGATGAATGTTGTGGTTAGAGGTTGTGTAATTCTTGTATGCTAGTGAATTGTTGCAGCATAAATCAGCAGCTGAATCTATGTTCAGAACGTTTCTGAGAACTCAACCTGTGATTCTGTTTTTGAGTGATTTGGGAGGTGTGAGACGGGGATGATTATGATCAAAATGCACATTAACTACTTCTTATCAACTCTGTTGTCAACTTATTTAGACTTTTAGTCTACTGTCATGTGGTTAACTTCTGGCTGGTTCAGACTTATTTTCTCAATGAGTGTCAAAAATTGaagtcttctttttcttttaagaaaaaacTGGTCAAAGTGTGGATATGTTTAATTGACTTACAGTCCAATTAGGCCTAAAACTAAAAGCTGTGGTTCATTTTGTCCTCCAGTCTTTTGATTGAGCTCCATTTTTTTAGAGTTCTATCGTGAGAAGATGCTTTTGCTTTGAGCATGAGAACTTGTAACTCTTACGGAATAAAGTATGCACTGGTGCAGGTGAATGTAATGTTGAGAGACCTTCCAGCGGAGGAATTTGGTCCTGCAATCAACATCAGAGAGTACTCTTTTCTCAACAACCCATTCTTACCCCAACGAGTAAATTAATATCTGTGATATAGACTAAATTATCTATTTTCGATGATCTCCTTCAGGAAGCTTTAGTTTGAGATGTTGTTTCAGGTAAGAGAGTCGTggcttgatgttcagctttgtcAAGAAGGAACTGAAGATTGCCATGCGTCAAGCAACACAAGTCGACCGGGTCTTTTAAGATTTCCTAAACGCAGCAGTGAAGAAacggtatggtaaattatttgTTTCCTGATATAAAATTTGTTCATAATGGAGCAATCACTTCATATATTCTTGATGAATTAGATCCTATGTAGTGAATTGTTCTATGGTAAGAGCTTATGTTGCTCTGGCACTTCATTCTTCTCGAAATACCTGTGTCCAACATGGGCATGGAGATATGACCTCTCAAGGACTCTCCaatacatgaaaaaaattgaaaaaaaaatggacaTACCAGTGTCAGACAAACACCCGTATCTGACACACGAGGCCGAGTACCATAAGTTAGAGCTTTGTTGGTtaaactttggaaatttatttgGTCCATTGCCGATGGATTTAAAAATCTCCGCAAGCAGGGGTAAAATACTGCCATGTGTCCTTTGGtaatattaaaaacttaaaaaattgctGGAAATTTGCTAGATTGTATGATATTTAATGTAACCAAGTAATTATGATTCTTTTGTAATTGGTATTAGCACTCTTTATAATATGGTCATGTTAGCTTGGTGTCCTTGTTGGCTTGGTGTCGGCCTTGTTGAATTCTTCTAAATTGCAGTTGAAGAAGGTGTTCTCTTCATTCAAGGATGTCAAAGTCATTCAGTTCTCTTCGATGCAAGATACTTTTCTTGGTTTCACTGACAAGGCAAGTCTTTTCACCAAGCTGCAACTTTTCTGCTTCCATTATTTTACCTTAGTTATGTTGCATTAATAGACTAATATGGTTTATCATTGAAACTCAGACAAGAGAGGAGAAATTCAGGAAACGTGTAAAGCAGTATGTAGGTATATGGTGCTGTGTTGAGAACCACATTCCTGGACACATATATTATGACATGTATTGGGACGAGAAACCGGGTTGGAAACCTATTCCACCTAAAACCCCAGAGGACGATCATCCACCTTTCTGAAGCCCTCTCTTCACCCTCTTATCAAAAGGTTGCCCAAGTTCTGGCCTTGGGAGGTAGAAAAAGTGACAGTGACGGTGACAGTGACGGTGACTGTGACAGTGATAGTGACAGTGACCGAGTTTCAAAGCTGCTATGGTTCCTAACACATCGTCAAAAACCAAGAATATTGTCTTCATAGATTAAAATGGGATGAGATTGCATTAGTATTAGCATTAGTATTCCGACTCGGAGAACAAATGTCTGGAGTCTGAAATTTGGAACATTTGAGGGCTGATGTGTTTTTCACCCCTCTATATATGTACCattgatagtttttttttttttttttgctaatttaATCTTTGGGGCAATTCAAATAAAAAAGGAATGAAGGTACTGATTGGGAGAGAGTTAGTGCGACCACTGCCGAAGGACCTCTGTTTCATGGCTTCTTAGCTTATTACCTCGTCTTGAAATGCATTATTATGAATGAATGAGTACTCTTAAAGAGAGTCTGTGCCAAGGTAGGTTTTGGCTTTTCAAATCCCAAATCTCGTCTCCCTTAGTGGATTATTATAGGTTAAAATCACCTATTATTATTACAGGTTCTGATCGTCTTGGTAAACATCACACTTTAGCAAAGACTTTGAATTGAGGGTCATTGCTGGAACTACGGCTCCAATACCGCTGTATTTGTTTTGTACGTAAATAGAAAAGGAAAAGGTTACACTGGTTTCAATCAATTCAGATTATAATAGATGAATATTTACACCGAGTTCAAACAATGCGTACGATATATGAATATGTTGAATGGGTAACCGAGTTCAAACAATCAAGTCCTCAAAAGCCAACTTCCCAAGATACTTGATAAGGCTAACCGGGTACTTCTCTTCATCACTGTTGCCTccgaataaaaaattttcaagcaGAATTCCTGTTGGCTGCAAGCTCAAACATCCTATCTTGTTTATCGGATCACATGGCCTCTTCTCAAATGTTCATCCTCTATTTGCGGCCA from Gossypium hirsutum isolate 1008001.06 chromosome D12, Gossypium_hirsutum_v2.1, whole genome shotgun sequence includes these protein-coding regions:
- the LOC107947359 gene encoding arabinosyltransferase XEG113; translation: MLVEQLGSNSSKMRGWRSAVQETAASKPLFLTIYATVILGTVVSSFYVFSAIYSPTASPTRSISSSWLLAPPLSQNGVSLSSNISQPSQHRSNKLRPIWEAPSRTSKMPRLKSFRLTKELVAQRAKDNVIIVTFGNFAFMDFILTWVKHLTDLGVSNLLVGAMDTKLLKALYWKGIPVFDMGSHISTDDVGWGSPIFHKMGRQKVLLINAILPFGFELLMCDTDMVWLKNPLPYLARYPDADILTSSDQVVPTVVDDRLADWKQVGAAYNIGIFHWRPTPPAKKLAKEWIDMLLADDRIWDQNGFNELVRRQTGPAFDDESGIFYSYDGNLKLGILPESLFCSGHTYFVQALHQQFRLQPYALHTTFQYAGTEGKRHRLREAMVFFDPPEYYDAPGGFLSFRPSISKSLLLDGEHNLESHFSLINYQMRQIRSALAIASVLNRTLVLPPLWCRLDRLWFPHPGALLGSLTRQPFLCPLDHVFEVNVMLRDLPAEEFGPAINIREYSFLNNPFLPQRVRESWLDVQLCQEGTEDCHASSNTSRPGLLRFPKRSSEETLKKVFSSFKDVKVIQFSSMQDTFLGFTDKTREEKFRKRVKQYVGIWCCVENHIPGHIYYDMYWDEKPGWKPIPPKTPEDDHPPF